In Entomomonas moraniae, one DNA window encodes the following:
- a CDS encoding portal protein: MTDNKLANKVVNRLGQLKAARKPHEKVWKECFDYSFPVRGVGIDDTFSTTDDIQRKKSRLFDSTLTDAAKTQASAIISGLTPANALWFGLTVNEANEEEARWLDQSANTIWRNIHNANFDSAAYEGMLDLMAAGWFALYIDQDQKEGGFNFQLWPLATVYCDSTRADGVIDIVYRCYELTAEQVVNTFEEASEKIKKQAEREPNAKLKLIHAIYPRNDGKVGEKAEKMPIASVHVLENDKELLRESGYNEMPVVVPRWMLIPQSVYTISPVSDALPDAKTLNEIKKLELANADLAISGMWIAEDDGVLNPRTITVGARKIIVANSVDSMKPLQSGANFNVSFTQCEQLQAAIRKIMLADQLQPKDSPAMTATEVNMRQQLIRQLLGPIYGRMQSEYLQPLIDRCFGIAFRAGILGDPPESLPDKFIGIKYVSPLARAQKFEEVTAIQNFVAMTMQSAQVNQEVLDNIDFDKAARFTGEALGVPSEIIRPEQDVTELRQARAEAQAKAQADAMANQALQTGADEFAKAGGQHMAQQVAENG, from the coding sequence ATGACCGACAACAAACTAGCTAATAAAGTTGTCAATCGTCTAGGGCAGTTAAAAGCAGCTAGAAAACCCCATGAAAAAGTATGGAAAGAATGCTTTGATTACTCTTTTCCTGTTCGTGGGGTTGGCATAGATGACACCTTTTCGACCACGGACGATATACAACGCAAAAAGTCACGGCTATTTGATTCAACTTTAACCGATGCCGCCAAAACACAAGCCAGCGCTATTATCAGCGGTTTAACCCCAGCCAATGCGTTATGGTTTGGTTTAACGGTTAATGAAGCAAACGAAGAAGAAGCAAGATGGCTCGATCAATCAGCTAACACAATATGGCGTAATATCCACAATGCCAACTTTGATTCAGCCGCTTATGAGGGCATGCTTGATCTGATGGCGGCTGGTTGGTTTGCTTTATACATCGACCAAGATCAAAAAGAGGGTGGCTTTAATTTTCAATTATGGCCCTTGGCTACTGTGTATTGTGATAGCACTCGTGCTGATGGCGTGATTGATATTGTTTATCGTTGTTATGAACTAACAGCAGAGCAAGTTGTGAACACCTTTGAAGAAGCCAGCGAAAAGATAAAAAAGCAAGCTGAACGTGAACCCAATGCTAAATTAAAGCTAATCCATGCTATCTATCCTCGCAATGATGGCAAGGTTGGAGAAAAGGCCGAAAAGATGCCCATTGCTTCGGTGCATGTATTAGAAAATGATAAAGAACTCTTAAGAGAATCAGGCTATAACGAAATGCCCGTTGTAGTGCCGCGCTGGATGCTGATTCCTCAATCGGTTTATACGATTAGCCCTGTATCCGATGCATTGCCAGATGCAAAAACACTCAACGAAATTAAGAAGCTAGAACTAGCGAATGCTGATTTAGCCATTAGCGGCATGTGGATTGCCGAAGATGACGGCGTTTTAAATCCTCGCACTATTACCGTAGGGGCTAGAAAGATCATTGTTGCTAACTCAGTGGACAGCATGAAACCGCTACAAAGTGGCGCTAATTTCAACGTATCTTTTACCCAGTGCGAACAACTGCAAGCCGCTATTCGTAAAATCATGCTGGCAGATCAACTACAGCCTAAAGATAGCCCAGCCATGACAGCGACCGAAGTCAACATGCGTCAGCAATTGATCAGGCAGTTGTTAGGCCCTATCTATGGGCGCATGCAATCTGAATACTTACAACCTCTAATTGATCGTTGTTTTGGTATCGCTTTTCGTGCTGGCATCTTAGGCGACCCACCCGAGAGCTTACCTGATAAATTTATTGGTATTAAATACGTCAGCCCATTAGCCAGGGCGCAGAAGTTCGAAGAAGTCACCGCGATACAAAACTTTGTTGCTATGACCATGCAAAGCGCACAAGTAAATCAAGAGGTATTAGATAACATTGATTTTGATAAAGCAGCACGCTTTACAGGTGAAGCCTTAGGGGTACCTTCTGAGATTATCAGGCCAGAGCAAGACGTTACTGAACTGAGACAAGCCAGAGCCGAAGCACAGGCAAAGGCACAGGCTGACGCTATGGCTAATCAGGCACTACAAACAGGTGCAGATGAATTTGCTAAGGCTGGCGGTCAACACATGGCGCAACAGGTAGCAGAAAATGGCTAA
- a CDS encoding Bbp19 family protein: MAKKQVTEFDYKRLFEETVGGQDVLEELIARFSMPPSFDEHNATLKTYYRAGQRSVVDFILSRINRANGVTDDVQNETPINE, encoded by the coding sequence ATGGCTAAAAAACAAGTAACTGAATTTGACTATAAACGTTTATTTGAGGAAACCGTGGGCGGTCAAGATGTGTTAGAGGAATTGATAGCACGCTTCTCGATGCCGCCCTCGTTCGATGAGCATAACGCCACACTGAAAACCTACTACCGAGCAGGTCAGCGTAGTGTGGTTGATTTTATTCTTTCACGTATTAACAGGGCAAACGGAGTAACAGACGATGTTCAAAATGAAACACCTATTAATGAATGA
- a CDS encoding phage capsid protein, with protein sequence MPTQDFTTNKTAITAGFVQQFHDTFEIESQQKESRFAQAVVNRGKIKGYSYTVNDMAALEMEQVTGRFEDTKWSVPEAGSRLVTMADYGLHVPIEPRDLPKLLAEPQGTYMSNLVAANNRLKDKVIYRGLLDSIQRKTENLGAYSSVSLPANQKILAGGTGITKAKIIKAKALFRKNECDEKMGEKLFLAYNAEMLETILNDTTLTSADFLKVEMLQDGAIATNWLGFTWVPYEALDITGTTATTVAWCSSAAHFGTGYDYEVDIGVRRDKNNAIQISVKSSYGAGRANEKKVVTVEFEV encoded by the coding sequence ATGCCAACCCAAGACTTTACTACTAATAAGACTGCAATTACTGCAGGCTTTGTTCAACAATTTCACGATACCTTTGAAATCGAAAGCCAACAAAAGGAATCGCGCTTTGCGCAAGCGGTGGTTAACCGCGGCAAGATCAAAGGTTATTCTTACACCGTTAACGACATGGCTGCTTTAGAAATGGAGCAAGTTACAGGTCGTTTTGAGGACACTAAATGGAGTGTACCCGAAGCTGGATCACGCTTAGTGACGATGGCGGATTATGGATTACATGTACCGATTGAGCCGCGTGATTTACCTAAGTTGTTAGCCGAGCCACAAGGGACGTATATGTCGAACTTAGTAGCGGCAAATAATCGCTTAAAAGATAAAGTGATTTATCGCGGCTTGCTCGACAGTATTCAGCGTAAAACGGAAAACTTAGGGGCGTATTCTTCGGTTTCTTTGCCTGCTAACCAAAAAATTCTTGCAGGTGGTACAGGGATTACAAAGGCAAAAATCATTAAAGCCAAAGCCCTTTTTCGTAAAAACGAGTGTGACGAAAAAATGGGCGAAAAACTATTTCTTGCTTACAACGCGGAAATGTTAGAAACCATTCTAAATGACACCACATTAACCAGTGCAGACTTCTTAAAAGTTGAAATGCTACAAGATGGTGCGATTGCGACTAACTGGCTTGGCTTTACTTGGGTACCTTACGAAGCATTAGACATAACAGGCACTACAGCAACTACCGTGGCGTGGTGTTCTAGTGCTGCTCACTTTGGTACAGGCTACGACTACGAGGTCGATATTGGTGTTCGCCGTGATAAAAACAACGCAATTCAAATCTCTGTTAAATCGTCTTATGGCGCAGGTAGAGCCAATGAGAAGAAAGTGGTTACTGTAGAGTTTGAAGTGTAA